The proteins below are encoded in one region of Nonomuraea helvata:
- a CDS encoding DUF4158 domain-containing protein, with amino-acid sequence MPVATIRPPACPPPGPYEHATKIRIMLGYREFSAAEGEVATFIASRVRKSRDSRRELFDRAVLWLITNRVLLPGITTLSRLVTEVRRAVLELINRGLAEAAPPLMRAELVATLQVPDGKKVSTLEWMRTAVTRLSGTGMEQALDRASYVLGLGTGAVDCTAVAPVKLSELARFGMMAKAFRIE; translated from the coding sequence GTGCCGGTGGCGACAATCCGGCCGCCTGCTTGTCCTCCGCCGGGGCCGTACGAGCATGCCACGAAGATCCGGATCATGCTGGGCTATCGCGAGTTCTCGGCCGCCGAGGGGGAGGTGGCGACTTTCATTGCCTCGCGGGTGCGCAAGAGCCGGGACTCGCGCCGGGAGCTGTTCGATCGGGCGGTGCTGTGGCTGATTACCAACCGGGTGCTGCTGCCGGGTATCACCACCTTGTCCCGGCTGGTCACCGAGGTGCGCCGGGCCGTGCTGGAGTTGATCAACCGCGGCCTGGCGGAGGCTGCGCCGCCGCTGATGCGGGCCGAGCTGGTGGCGACCCTGCAGGTGCCGGACGGTAAGAAGGTCTCCACTCTGGAGTGGATGCGTACGGCGGTGACCAGGCTGTCGGGCACCGGGATGGAGCAGGCGCTGGATCGCGCCTCGTACGTGCTGGGGCTGGGCACGGGGGCGGTGGACTGCACTGCGGTGGCGCCGGTGAAGCTGTCCGAGCTGGCCCGCTTCGGGATGATGGCCAAGGCGTTCCGGATCGAATAG
- a CDS encoding Tn3 family transposase: MVCGRGMCSYPGHAGTPTWHLSVHPRLLGNATDLPITEHATDTHGATLVNFGLFDLVGKALTPRIRDLGKITMLRVEAPGLTNARYPHAGPLLADRWNEDLISECYPDLLRMAGSLKFGEATASLIVGKWSAASRQNTLAAALKE; the protein is encoded by the coding sequence ATGGTCTGCGGTCGGGGGATGTGTTCGTACCCGGGTCACGCCGGTACGCCGACCTGGCACCTATCTGTTCACCCCCGACTGCTCGGTAACGCCACCGACCTGCCTATCACCGAGCACGCCACCGACACCCACGGCGCAACCCTGGTCAATTTCGGGTTGTTCGACCTGGTCGGCAAGGCCCTCACCCCGCGCATCCGTGACCTGGGGAAGATCACCATGCTGCGGGTGGAAGCCCCCGGCCTGACGAACGCTCGTTATCCACACGCCGGGCCGCTGCTGGCCGACCGGTGGAACGAAGATCTGATCAGCGAGTGTTACCCGGATCTGCTGCGGATGGCCGGATCGCTCAAGTTCGGAGAGGCGACCGCGTCTTTGATCGTGGGGAAATGGTCGGCGGCCTCCCGGCAGAACACCCTGGCGGCAGCGTTAAAGGAGTAG